The DNA window ACGCCACCACCTCCATCCCGCACGAGGTCATCCTGCGCGACGAGCCCGAGGATAAGGAGGCCATGGAGGCGTGGCTCACCGAGAAGCTGGCCAGCCCCCACGGGGCGAAGGTGCGCTTCACCGCACCGCGAAAAGGCGAGAAGGCCGAGCTCGTGGGCATGGCCGAGACGAACGCCAAGCACACGCTCATGCGCTACAAGGTGCGCACGAACTACGACGACAAGCGCATCAACAACGCGCTCTTGCAGCTGGAGAGCGCGCTCGCCCTCGACGAGCCGCCCCTGCGCATCGAGTGCTTCGACATCTCCACCATCCACGGCTCCTACACGGTGGCCTCGATGGTGGTGTTCACCAACGGCAAGCCCGACAAGAACCAGTACCGCCGCTTCAAGATAAAGACCCCGCTCGACGAGGCGAACGACTTCCTGTCCATGCAGGAGGTCATGAGCCGCCGCTACGCGCCCGAGCGCATGGCCGACGAGCGCTTCGGCAGCAAGCCCGACCTCATCATTCTCGACGGCGGCAAGCCGCAGCTGTCGGCGGCGCTCGAGATGTTCGACCAGATGGGTGTGCGTGATATCGCGATGTGCGGCCTGGCCAAGCGCGACGAGGAGCTGTTCGTGCCCTGGCAGGACACGGGCCCCGTGGTGCTGCCCTCGGGCTCGGCGTCGCTCTACCTGGTGAAGCAGGTCCGCGACGAGGCCCACCGCTTCGCCATCACGTTCCACCGCGAGCTGCGCGGCAAGGGCATGACGGCCTCCATCCTCGACGACGTGGTGGGCATGGGCCCCGTGCGCAAGAAGGCGCTGATGGCGCACTTCAAGTCGTTTCGGAACCTCAAGGCCGCCACGCTCGAGGACATCAAGGCGGCCCGCGTGGTGCCCGAAGAGGTGGCCGAGGAGCTGTTCCGCGTGCTCAAGCAGTATAATAGCGAGCGGAAAGACGAGCGCGTCGTGGGCGGCGAGGCCGAGGCGGCCGACGCATCGGAAGCGGCGGCGCAGGACGATGATGCGACAACGGAAGGACGATAGCATGAGCGAAGAAACCTCCCAGCTGGAGAACATGCCCGAGCTGGTCGTGGTCAGCGGCATGAGCGGCGCCGGACGCACCGAGGCCATGCACTCCTTCGAGGACCTGGGCTACTTCTGCGTGGACAACCTGCCGTCCAGTCTCATCGGGAACCTGCTGGAGCTCACCGGCATGCCGGGCCAGCCCGACGAGAAGCGCCGGCTGGCCGTGGTGTGCGACGCGCGCAACCGCGACTTCTTCGCCAGCCTCACGGCCGAACTCGAGAAGCTGAAGGGCCAGGGCATCGATTACCGCATCCTGTTCCTCGATGCGGCCGACGAGAAGCTGGTCGCGCGCTACAAGTCAAGCCGCCGCCGCCATCCGCTGTGCGCCGACGGCGCGTCCATCGCGCAGGGCATCCAGCGCGAGCGCGACCTCCTGTTCGAGGTGCGCGAGGCGGCCCATCACGTGCTCGACACCACCGACATGCTGCCGGCCCAGCTGCGCGGCGCCATCCGGGCGCTCTTCGCGCCGGGCACCGAGCAGCAGGGCATGTCCGTCAGCGTGTACTCGTTCGGCTTCAAGCACGGCGCGCCGCTGGACGCCGACCTCGTCATGGACGTGCGCTTTCTGCCGAACCCCTACTACGAGCCGCAGCTCAAGGGCCTTA is part of the Arabiibacter massiliensis genome and encodes:
- the rapZ gene encoding RNase adapter RapZ, producing the protein MSEETSQLENMPELVVVSGMSGAGRTEAMHSFEDLGYFCVDNLPSSLIGNLLELTGMPGQPDEKRRLAVVCDARNRDFFASLTAELEKLKGQGIDYRILFLDAADEKLVARYKSSRRRHPLCADGASIAQGIQRERDLLFEVREAAHHVLDTTDMLPAQLRGAIRALFAPGTEQQGMSVSVYSFGFKHGAPLDADLVMDVRFLPNPYYEPQLKGLTGLDKPVRDFVLYRPETEEFLERWRALLDCVMPGYVAEGKQQLAIAVGCTGGQHRSVALAESTGDYLKVKGYRVSVAHRDLALAEGADGKLVAADAAPAPEPAR